Below is a window of Defluviimonas sp. SAOS-178_SWC DNA.
CGGAAGGCCGCGTCCGCGCTGGACCTGCCAGCGGAACTCGGCGGCCGCGAAGGGCCGGAACCGGTGCGCTATGGCGACTGGGAGAAGAAGGGGATCGCGGTCGATTTCTGAAAGCGGCCGGTTGCCCGGGCAGGGTTCCCACGCTCCCGGCTTGAGCGTCAGATCCCAAGCACGTCCAGCATGTCGTATTCGCCGGGCTTCTTGTCCTGCCCCCAGAGTGCGGCCCGAAGCGCGCCGCGCGCGAAGATGCCCCGG
It encodes the following:
- a CDS encoding DUF1674 domain-containing protein, with protein sequence MTKELPEAAKRALAEAEARRKAASALDLPAELGGREGPEPVRYGDWEKKGIAVDF